In Aliidongia dinghuensis, the following proteins share a genomic window:
- a CDS encoding amidase yields the protein MSDEIALMSATELVAAYRARHLSPVEATRAAFDRIRALDAKVNAFCFLDEEGALAAARASEARWQIGRPQGLVDGVPTSVKDILLVTGWPTLRGSKLIDRDQPWTEDAPVVARLKEHGAVLLGKTTTPEFGWKGVTDSALTGITRNPWDPERTPGGSSGGAAVAAALGMGALHLGTDGGGSIRIPAGFTGIYGLKASYGRVPAYPPSPFNPVAHVGPMTRTVADAALMLNVLAEPDARDANALPPAGRDWRLGLDGGVARWRIAYAETINGEPVEPEVAARVAEAVRHLEALGAEVEPVTLAMPNVGDVFAKHWLAGAAALLAQFTPEERSQIDPGLQNYAEIGARYSAVDFLNALKAREALTVQIHQLFERFDLLVTPTLPIVAFRAGMNAPDSGPYAGWTGWTPFSYPFNLTRHPAASLPVGFAQGLPVGLQLVGPAYREDKVLQASRALEAVLPIALPRLR from the coding sequence ATGAGTGACGAGATTGCCTTGATGTCGGCGACCGAGCTGGTCGCGGCCTATCGCGCCCGCCACCTGTCGCCGGTCGAGGCGACGCGGGCCGCCTTCGACCGCATCCGGGCGCTCGACGCCAAGGTCAATGCCTTTTGCTTCCTCGACGAGGAGGGCGCGCTTGCCGCGGCCCGGGCGTCGGAGGCCCGCTGGCAGATCGGCCGGCCGCAGGGGCTGGTCGATGGCGTGCCGACCTCGGTCAAGGACATTCTGCTGGTCACCGGCTGGCCGACCTTGCGCGGCTCGAAGCTCATCGATCGCGACCAGCCCTGGACCGAGGACGCGCCGGTGGTCGCGCGCTTGAAGGAGCACGGCGCCGTCCTCCTCGGCAAGACCACGACGCCGGAATTCGGCTGGAAGGGCGTCACCGATTCGGCGCTGACCGGCATCACGCGCAACCCCTGGGACCCGGAGCGGACGCCCGGCGGCTCGAGCGGCGGCGCCGCCGTCGCGGCGGCACTCGGCATGGGTGCCCTTCACCTCGGCACCGACGGCGGCGGCTCGATCCGCATCCCGGCCGGCTTTACCGGCATCTACGGCTTGAAGGCGAGCTACGGCCGCGTGCCGGCCTATCCGCCCTCGCCCTTCAATCCCGTCGCCCATGTCGGCCCGATGACCCGGACGGTGGCCGATGCCGCCCTGATGCTGAACGTGCTGGCCGAGCCTGACGCGCGCGACGCGAATGCGCTGCCGCCGGCCGGGCGTGACTGGCGCCTGGGCCTCGACGGCGGCGTCGCCCGCTGGCGCATCGCCTATGCCGAGACAATCAACGGCGAGCCGGTCGAGCCGGAGGTCGCGGCGCGCGTGGCCGAGGCGGTCCGGCACCTCGAGGCGCTCGGCGCCGAGGTCGAGCCCGTGACGCTCGCCATGCCCAATGTCGGCGACGTGTTCGCCAAGCATTGGCTCGCGGGTGCCGCCGCCCTCCTCGCCCAGTTCACGCCCGAGGAGCGCAGCCAGATCGACCCCGGCCTGCAGAACTATGCCGAGATCGGCGCGCGCTACAGCGCCGTCGATTTCCTCAACGCCTTGAAGGCACGCGAAGCCTTGACGGTCCAGATCCACCAGCTGTTCGAGCGGTTCGACCTGCTGGTGACGCCGACCTTGCCGATCGTCGCCTTCCGGGCCGGCATGAACGCGCCGGACAGCGGCCCCTACGCCGGCTGGACCGGCTGGACGCCGTTCTCCTATCCGTTCAACCTGACGCGCCATCCAGCCGCCTCGCTGCCGGTGGGATTTGCCCAAGGCCTGCCGGTCGGATTGCAGCTCGTTGGTCCGGCCTATCGCGAGGACAAGGTGCTGCAGGCGTCGCGCGCGCTCGAAGCAGTCTTGCCGATCGCCTTGCCGCGCCTTAGGTAG
- a CDS encoding TetR/AcrR family transcriptional regulator, with product MAKKELLPADAAAADEPAGKVRQILAAARHLFLEQGYGDTSMDAVAKRAGVSKATLYVHFESKERLFAEVINQARARLRDAIVAIASEAHSDPVETLRLIGLQFMRFVTNHDSLTLFRTVIGETRRFPQLGQTIFQTGSRDLLELIATIIGDAAARGELTVENPRAAAAHFVALIKSDLHLRCLLVSFYQAEEADIRRNVEAGVAVFMSHYGPRDPRPDAARPSA from the coding sequence ATGGCGAAAAAGGAATTATTGCCCGCCGATGCCGCTGCGGCCGACGAGCCGGCCGGCAAGGTCCGGCAGATCCTCGCCGCGGCTCGGCACCTGTTCCTGGAGCAAGGCTACGGCGACACGAGCATGGACGCGGTCGCCAAGCGCGCCGGCGTATCGAAGGCGACGCTCTATGTCCATTTCGAGAGCAAGGAGCGCCTGTTTGCCGAGGTGATCAACCAGGCGCGCGCGCGGCTCCGCGATGCGATCGTGGCGATCGCGAGCGAAGCGCACAGCGACCCGGTCGAAACCTTGCGGCTCATCGGCCTGCAGTTCATGCGCTTCGTCACCAACCACGATTCCCTGACCCTGTTTCGCACGGTGATCGGCGAGACCCGGCGCTTTCCCCAGCTGGGCCAGACGATCTTCCAGACGGGCAGCAGAGACCTTTTGGAGCTGATCGCCACGATCATTGGCGACGCGGCGGCACGAGGCGAGCTCACGGTCGAAAATCCGCGCGCGGCGGCGGCCCATTTCGTGGCGCTCATCAAGAGCGACCTGCACCTGCGCTGCCTGCTCGTGTCCTTCTATCAGGCCGAGGAGGCCGACATCCGGCGCAATGTCGAGGCCGGCGTCGCCGTGTTCATGAGCCATTACGGTCCGCGCGACCCCCGTCCCGACGCCGCTCGCCCCAGCGCCTGA